In the Manis javanica isolate MJ-LG chromosome 12, MJ_LKY, whole genome shotgun sequence genome, one interval contains:
- the ZDBF2 gene encoding DBF4-type zinc finger-containing protein 2 isoform X3: MSSAQHRHLTSQSRQRMCTSSLMERFLQDVLRHHPYHCLESRSMQHERLLRNTASPLGVAPTDDYFPEETTEDATGVRGERSTKGFEPTKELYSRPSKSQECKQDVSIRPSVIQKLEKGQQQPLEFVHKIGSGMKEFNPVGIGQATNRQNLIYPSVISNAPASCLPERSSDRPVATKTTVLPLAAPLESVIKCDPNKVDRYLEQLDRDSRNPILPSHPETSSVPYQKPKESNRKSLCIKSDKLIMQEDRKSWAKPLSTGFKSREYMGTEGSLKFESLSKLAENPAINLNKTDLSSNRGICEGTIPKHHEKFFPNVDRTQEEKHLGFNKSAFLEQKSSVSSEMKFACGSLQSVSCQPEEAVQDLWKEEQIDQEDKNYESRDSEMSFDCSSSFHSLTDQSKVTAKEINLSKEVHADLQHRNIKSCLSEISSHHDGSLHLATNRTRVIVKDVSVQKAKPISLVDESYESSDSEVNFGCDASPQSTDDYPQQPVKEVNVPKEVHVGLVDKNYGSSSSEISVDSVFPLQPVVERLPVVVKATKLQKVHVGLVDKSYGSSCSETSFDYDVSLQSVVGHSQLASRDRNLKDRHVYLKDKKKHKSSCDKAYLHCDCLSPETVTDEPQSAVEEINLLKEKNDCESQGTEMSFHTDAQIAADPQEIATDLENKSVKSSISCLSFESHASLSHSANDQSQGSLGEINLKKVNVDMDVKSYGCSSSELTFDSDPPLLSVTEHSELNVGEIRKDHCNLENVSCESNCSEITFDSDIPLRSLGGQSQEAVYGEEPLDLETKSNASCVSEITFDSDIPLHSGTDQPEVAVKEIITPKEEYVQLRRKNDQRDGSEISFDSYVHPYSVTAPPEVAVKKIKLQEEEQVHLESKENEPSVSGLGLGYNVFQSMTGHSQDLRINLQKEEHIHLENKGSEPSVSDTSLQSDISLHLRAHHPDIPDREISHQKEHVNLEDKGNKLSVSQTSLNSNIPLQSVIHKHEVSVKEKWLQKEKHVKFKGERAEFSGSEKDLDSAAPHYSVTDPQIAASVASHFSVTGPQIAASAVPHYSVTEPQIAAKEINVQKEEYDILENKNDNCSGPTVIFDSGVPPQSMTEKPQIVVLKEDHVDPESENTESRSFETNLGIDAPLHSAIDQSQLALLKEKNIDLETTKTTSSNYKISFGSFDPLQPLSEQFQEEAEKTGLQKGEDIGLESKADEPSGSKLIHGSGVSLQPVADQPDIAVKQINLENEGHVYLEDKNSQYSGSEMSLDSDFLVQSIVDQPQITILEQEHMELEDKDSQSGGSEMSFDSDDPLQSVADQLRETVQEISLWKDEVDVEDKRDESKGFEITYDSDVLFESVAGQTAEVGKEVNLWKGHVDLEDKIVAPGDSKINFDSNQPLSSVANEIQEAITEINLLREGQVCLDDKGYEPNGSEIIYVSDVPLQSVVQQPHILEEEHANLEEKSSDLCGSGMSFASGGPLQSVADQLQKTVKEIGLWKEDHIYLEDKTYKLGDFEVSCDSDTPVHFVAGQSSVAIKEIHLEKKDQNDLESETCEPGVSEIKCGSCVHLQVDQPQVVCKEIHLPKKQHLGMEEKTSEPSDSEMCDSDIPLQIVVNEGDVTVKEANLEKMLYVDLVTPDSDCEMIADSDTAFQQVIDSPQMTVKEISCINTESFNLEGVSYGPCGAELGYICEATPQSVTNPSKDTFKVVNQKKDYIILEESSCEPYGSEISFQIDPSYQSMTYQSQEPEEETVKYFHSEDTSCASSSSKRNLEWKDTPQPVTRRPQKADKKVYSWKDGKKKKNLKGKKCVSSVSAMDCNAAPKSTIHQVADKENLLKLKHTDIESMSCEPSGSGMNFQRDPSLPSDSDRTQETINKTELSKMSSDRKETNRDSHSSSIPVVDCVRNPEEAKDVVEDNSDEPVLEALPHVPPSFVGKTWSQIMREDDMKINALVKEFKEGRFHCYFDDDCETKKVKKKNSNEGKKITWADLSQGIASIQIFSDCDDNGGGNSDTDDFSVALDKPTHHPIAKKPYEQNLQVTSRCQAAKVSHGTQTNLMDNLGKKRRRGEEADLPTRKRSPAQKDKQSKRRVKIGTLEFPESCTTVLKPLQPNALVYVLSSNMKLKIGEPFNLSHIKHRHGKNSREVTVHYKYKRSPLNYYDPVSNQIVSNPPVNREVPESDRDNLVQNDFSDLNSSAEDNTHVQSPASETLMTWSVRDELTGNQGASVCSELPGKSETLNSGEVPKENSTQSTLVDHDTAQTSPKSVRNKILERKKKIQRKKMTANNKLDFPKKASRQIILQQKTRIASEKESIWIHTKLNDVIRKYIPKYSIFLRHKYHHSRSTFVRMQFRKKKPCVSKIKEAKKPAQKLSDSSVPSTDAEEPLNSIADYSPKQLAEDSSSVEERKKNGNNKRHRKKKRKHFKPVKIYALRSLSAQIPYSDRMRTRVPKKS, encoded by the exons AtgtccagtgcccagcacagacacTTGACCTCACAGAGCAGACAGCGGATGTGTACCAGTAGTTTGATGGAACGCTTCTTGCAGGATGTACTGCGGCACCACCCGTACCATTGTCTAGAAAGCAG ATCAATGCAACATGAGAGACTTCTTAGGAATACTGCGTCACCTCTTGGAGTGGCCCCTACTGATGATTATTTTCCAGAAGAAACGACTGAAGATGCTACTGGAGTCAGAGGAGAGAGATCCACCAAGGGTTTTGAACCTACTAAAGAGTTATATTCTAGACCTAGTAAATCTCAGGAATGTAAACAGGATGTTTCAATTCGACCATCAGTTATTCAAAAactggagaaggggcagcagcAGCCCTTGGAGTTTGTTCATAAAATTGGGAGTGGTATGAAAGAATTCAATCCAGTAGGTATTGGTCAAGCTACAAATAGACAAAACTTAATATATCCTTCAGTGATTTCTAATGCTCCTGCTAGTTGTTTACCTGAAAGGTCTTCTGATAGACCAGTTGCAACTAAAACCACTGTGTTACCACTAGCAGCCCCTTTGGAGTCAGTTATCAAATGTGACCCAAACAAAGTTGACAGATACCTTGAACAGCTAGACAGGGACTCCAGAAATCCTATACTACCATCCCATCCAGAAACTTCATCAGTTCCATATCAGAAACCTAAAGAATCAAATAGGAAATCTCTATGTATAAAGTCAGATAAATTAATTATGCAGGAAGATAGGAAATCATGGGCTAAACCTTTGTCAACTGGCTTTAAATCCCGTGAATATATGGGTACTGAGGGTTCCTTAAAATTTGAATCGCTTTCCAAATTAGCAGAAAACCCAGCAATTAACCTTAATAAAACTGACCTGTCTTCTAATAGAGGAATCTGTGAAGGTACAATTCCAAAGCACCATGAGAAATTCTTTCCTAATGTGGATCGTACCCAAGAAGAAAAGCATTTGGGTTTTAACAAGTCAGCCTTTTTGGAACAGAAGAGCTCAGTGAGCTCTGAAATGAAGTTTGCTTGTGGCTCTCTTCAGTCAGTATCTTGTCAACCCGAAGAGGCTGTACAAGACCTTTGGAAGGAGGAGCAAATTGACCAAGAAGATAAGAACTATGAATCGAGAGATTCTGAAATGAGTTTTGATTGCAGTTCCTCTTTTCATTCACTGACTGACCAATCTAAAGTGACTGCCAAAGAAATAAACCTTTCAAAGGAAGTGCATGCTGACTTACAGCATAGGAATATTAAATCTTGTCTTTCTGAAATAAGTTCTCATCATGACGGCTCTCTCCATTTAGCTACCAACCGGACTCGAGTAATTGTAAAAGATGTAAGTGTTCAGAAGGCAAAGCCTATTAGCCTGGTTGATGAAAGCTATGAATCTAGTGATTCTGAGGTTAATTTTGGTTGTGATGCCTCACCTCAGTCAACTGATGATTACCCCCAACAACCTGTGAAAGAAGTAAATGTTCCTAAGGAGGTACACGTTGGCTTGGTTGATAAGAACTATGGATCTAGTAGCTCTGAAATAAgtgttgattctgttttcccACTCCAGCCAGTGGTTGAACGACTCCCAGTGGTTGTCAAAGCCACAAAACTTCAGAAAGTTCATGTTGGCTTGGTTGATAAGAGCTATGGATCAAGTTGTTCTGAAACAAGTTTTGATTATGATGTTTCTCTTCAGTCAGTAGTTGGTCACTCCCAGTTGGCTTCCAGAGACAGAAACCTGAAGGATAGGCACGTCTACCTGAAAGATAAGAAGAAACATAAGTCCAGTTGTGATAAAGCATATCTTCATTGTGATTGTCTCTCTCCTGAGACAGTGACTGATGAACCTCAGAGTGCTGTTGAAGAAATAAATCttctgaaagagaagaatgaCTGTGAATCTCAAGGTACTGAAATGAGTTTTCATACGGATGCTCAGATAGCAGCTGACCCTCAAGAAATAGCCACTGACCTGGAGAATAAGAGTGTTAAATCTAGCATTTCTTGTCTAAGTTTTGAATCTCATGCTTCCCTTTCTCATTCAGCTAATGATCAATCTCAAGGCTCACTGGGTGAAATAAATCTGAAAAAGGTAAATGTTGACATGGATGTTAAGAGCTATGGGTGCTCCAGTTCTGAGTTGACTTTTGATTCTGATCCGCCTCTTCTGTCAGTTACTGAGCATTCTGAGCTGAATGTTGGAGAGATAAGAAAAGATCACTGTAACTTGGAAAATGTAAGCTGTGAGTCAAATTGTTCTGAAATAACTTTTGATTCTGATATTCCTCTTCGCTCACTAGGTGGCCAGTCTCAAGAAGCTGTTTATGGAGAGGAACCTCTTGATCTGGAAACTAAGAGTAATGCATCTTGTGTTTCTGAAATAACTTTTGATTCTGATATACCTCTTCATTCAGGGACTGATCAACCTGAAGTAgctgttaaagaaataatcactcCGAAAGAAGAGTATGtacaattaagaaggaagaatgaTCAACGCGATGGTTCTGAAATAAGTTTTGATTCTTATGTCCATCCTTATTCAGTGACTGCGCCTCCTGAAGTAGCTGTTAAAAAGATAAAACTTCAAGAAGAAGAGCAGGTACActtagaaagtaaggaaaatgAACCTAGTGTTTCTGGATTAGGTTTGGGTTATAATGTTTTTCAATCAATGACTGGACATTCTCAAGATCTCAGAATAAACCTTCAGAAAGAAGAGCACATACACTTAGAAAATAAGGGTAGTGAACCTAGTGTTTCTGATACCAGTTTGCAGTCTGATATTTCTCTTCATTTAAGAGCTCATCATCCTGACATACCTGATAGAGAAATAAGCCATCAGAAAGAACATGTAAACCTAGAAGATAAGGGTAATAAATTAAGTGTTTCTCAAACAAGTTTGAATTCTAATATTCCTCTTCAGTCAGTCATTCATAAGCATGAAGTAAGTGTTAAGGAAAAATGGCTtcaaaaagaaaagcatgttAAGTTCAAAGGGGAAAGGGCTGAATTTAGTGGTTCTGAAAAAGATTTAGATTCTGCTGCCCCTCATTATTCAGTGACTGATCCTCAAATTGCTGCTTCTGTTGCCTCTCATTTTTCAGTGACTGGACCTCAAATTGCTGCTTCTGCTGTCCCTCATTATTCAGTGACTGAACCTCAAATTGCTGCTAAAGAGATAAATGTTCAGAAAGAAGAATATGATATTCTAGAAAACAAGAATGACAATTGTAGTGGTCCTACAGTAATTTTTGATTCTGGTGTCCCTCCTCAGTCAATGACTGAAAAACCTCAAATAGTTGTTTTGAAAGAGGACCATGTTGATCCAGAAAGTGAAAATACTGAATCTAGAAGTTTTGAGACAAATTTGGGTATTGATGCCCCTCTTCATTCAGCCATTGACCAGTCTCAGCTAGctcttttgaaggaaaaaaacattgaTCTGGAAACTACAAAAACTACATCTAGTAATTACAAAATAAGTTTTGGTTCTTTTGATCCTCTTCAGCCATTGTCTGAACAATTTCAGGAAGAGGCTGAAAAAACAGGCCTCCAGAAGGGAGAGGATATTGGTCTGGAAAGTAAGGCTGATGAACCTAGTGGTTCTAAATTAATACATGGTTCTGGTGTTTCTCTTCAGCCTGTGGCTGATCAACCTGACATAGCTGTTAAGCAAATAAACCTTGAGAATGAAGGTCATGTGTACTTGGAAGATAAGAACAGTCAATATAGTGGTTCTGAAATGAGTTTGGATTCTGATTTCTTGGTTCAGTCAATAGTTGATCAACCTCAAATAACTATTTTGGAGCAGGAACATATGGAACTAGAAGATAAGGACAGTCAGTCTGGTGGTTCTGAAATGAGTTTTGATTCTGATGACCCTCTTCAATCAGTGGCTGACCAACTTAGAGAAACTGTTCAAGAAATAAGCCTTTGGAAGGACGAAGTTGACGTGGAAGACAAGAGGGATGAATCAAAGGGTTTTGAAATTACGTATGATTCTGATGTCCTTTTTGAATCAGTGGCTGGCCAAACTGCAGAAGTTGGTAAAGAGGTCAACCTTTGGAAGGGGCATGTTGACTTGGAAGATAAGATTGTTGCACCTGgtgattctaaaataaattttgacTCTAATCAACCTCTTTCATCTGTGGCTAATGAAATTCAGGAGGCTATTACAGAAATAAATCTTCTGAGGGAGGGACAAGTTTGTCTGGATGATAAAGGCTATGAACCCAATGGTTCTGAAATAATTTATGTTTCAGATGTCCCTCTTCAGTCAGTAGTTCAGCAACCACACATTTTGGAAGAGGAACATGCCAATTTGGAAGAGAAGAGCAGTGATCTGTGTGGTTCTGGAATGAGTTTTGCTTCTGGTGGTCCTCTTCAGTCAGTGGCTGACCAGCTTCAGAAAACTGTTAAAGAAATAGGTCTTTGGAAGGAAGACCACATTTACCTGGAAGATAAGACCTATAAACTAGGTGATTTTGAAGTAAGCTGTGATTCTGATACTCCCGTTCATTTTGTGGCTGGTCAGTCTTCAGTGGCTATCAAAGAAATACACTTGGAAAAGAAGGATCAGAATGACCTAGAAAGTGAGACCTGTGAACCAGGtgtttctgaaataaaatgtGGTTCTTGTGTTCATCTTCAAGTTGACCAACCTCAAGTGGTTTGCAAAGAAATACACCTTCCGAAGAAACAGCATCTTGGCATGGAAGAAAAGACCAGTGAACCTAGTGATTCGGAAATGTGTGATTCTGATATCCCTCTTCAAATAGTCGTTAACGAAGGTGATGTGACAGTCAAAGAAGCCAATCTTGAAAAGATGCTATATGTGGACCTGGTGACCCCTGATAGTGATTGTGAAATGATTGCTGATTCTGATACGGCTTTTCAGCAAGTGATTGACTCACCTCAAATGACTGTCAAGGAAATCAGCTGTATAAATACAGAAAGTTTTAATCTAGAAGGTGTGAGCTATGGCCCTTGCGGTGCTGAACTAGGATACATTTGTGAAGCCACTCCTCAGTCAGTGACAAACCCATCCAAAGACACTTTCAAAGTAGTAAACCAGAAGAAAGACTATATTATTCTGGAAGAGTCAAGCTGTGAGCCTTATGGTTCTGAAATAAGTTTTCAAATTGATCCATCTTATCAGTCCATGACATACCAATCTCAAGAGCCTGAAGAAGAAACAGTGAAATATTTTCACTCAGAAGATACAAGCTGTGCATCTAGTAGTTCTAAAAGAAATCTTGAATGGAAAGACACTCCTCAGCCAGTGACTCGCCGACCACAGAAAGCTGACAAGAAGGTCTACTCTTGgaaagatgggaaaaaaaaaaaaaacctaaaaggtAAGAAATGTGTATCTAGTGTTTCTGCGATGGATTGTAATGCTGCTCCTAAGTCAACAATCCATCAAGTTGCTGATAAAGAAAAccttttgaaattaaaacatacaGATATAGAAAGTATGAGCTGTGAACCTTCTGGTTCTGGGATGAATTTTCAGCGTGATCCCTCTCTTCCATCTGACTCTGACCGAACTCAAGAAACTATTAATAAAACAGAACTATCTAAGATGTCGTCTGACCGTAAAGAAACAAACCGTGATTCCCATTCAAGCTCTATTCCCGTGGTTGATTGTGTAAGGAACCCAGAGGAAGCAAAGGATGTTGTAGAAGACAATTCTGATGAACCGGTTCTTGAAGCCTTGCCTCATGTCCCTCCTTCATTTGTGGGGAAAACATGGTCTCAAATAATGAGAGAAGATGACATGAAAATTAATGCTCTTGTGAAGGAATTTAAGGAAGGCCGTTTCCACTGTTACTTTGACGATGACTGTGAgaccaagaaagtaaaaaaaaaaaattcaaatgaaggaaaaaagattaCCTGGGCTGACCTCAGTCAGGGCATTGCATCCATTCAAATTTTTTCGGACTGTGATGATAATGGAGGTGGTAATTCAGATACTGATGACTTTTCAGTGGCCTTAGATAAACCTACCCATCATCCTATAGCAAAGAAGCCTTATGAACAAAATTTGCAAGTGACTTCTCGATGCCAAGCTGCAAAAGTCAGCCATGGAACTCAAACCAATCTCATGGAtaatttgggaaagaaaagaagaagaggagaagaggcAGACTTGCCAACAAGGAAGCGATCACCCGCACAGAAGGACAAACAGTCAAAGAGGAGAGTCAAAATAGGAACACTTGAATTTCCAGAATCATGTACTACAGTTTTGAAGCCTTTGCAACCCAATGCCTTAGTCTatgttctttcttcaaatatGAAACTGAAGATTGGTGAACCCTTCAATTTATCTCACATAAAGCACCGCCATGGCAAAAATAGTCGGGAGGTTACTGTACACTACAAATATAAACGGAGTCCCCTTAATTATTATGACCCAGTGAGTAATCAAATTGTAAGTAATCCTCCTGTGAACAGAGAAGTGCCAGAGTCTGACAGGGATAACCTGGTTCAAAATGATTTTAGTGACCTAAACTCCAGTGCAGAAGATAACACTCATGTACAAAGCCCTGCTTCAGAAACTTTGATGACGTGGTCGGTAAGAGATGAATTGACGGGAAATCAAGGGGCTAGTGTATGTTCTGAGTTACCAGGAAAATCAGAGACTTTGAATTCTGGTGAAGTTCCAAAGGAAAACAGTACACAGTCAACTCTTGTAGATCACGACACAGCCCAAACCTCTCCAAAATCAGTTAGAAATAAGATTTTAGAAcgtaaaaagaaaattcagagaaagaaGATGACAGCTAATAACAAGCTAGATTTTCCCAAAAAGGCTTCCAGACAAATTATTCTCCAGCAAAAAACCAGAATCGCTTCAGAAAAAGAGTCAATTTGGATTCATACCAAACTAAATGatgtaattagaaaatatattccaaaatacTCCATTTTTTTGCGTCACAAATACCACCACTCCAGGAGCACTTTTGTTAGAATgcaatttaggaagaaaaaaccTTGTGTCAGTAAGATAAAGGAGGCAAAGAAGCCAGCCCAAAAGCTTTCAGACTCCTCAGTTCCATCAACTGATGCAGAAGAGCCCTTAAACTCTATAGCAGACTATTCCCCCAAGCAACTTGCGGAGGATTCCTCCAGtgttgaagaaagaaagaagaatggtaATAACAAACgtcataggaaaaaaaagagaaagcattttAAGCCTGTTAAAATATATGCTTTGAGAAGTTTAAGTGCTCAAATACCATATTCTGATAGGATGAGGACTCGGGTACCAAAGAAGTCATGA